The DNA region TATGCTTAAAATTTCTCCACCACCCTTAAGATTTTCAAAATCTATGCTTTTTGTGTATTCTATGCCGTTAATCTCTTCAAAAAATTTATCCAAAGGATGCCCTGAGATGTAAATTCCTAGAATTTCCTTTTCATAGCCAAGTTTTTCCATAGCTTCAAATTCGCTATTATCCACCACTATATTGATCTTTGTGTCGGCATTTAACTCCTCCGCACCAAAAAGCGAACTGGCAGAATTTTTTCTCACTTCAGCCATTTTTCTCGCACTTTCGGCTAGGGTGTCAAGATTATTAAACAAGCATTTTCTTGTAAAACCAAAATCATCAAAAGAACCCGCCTTAATAAAGCCCTCAAGGGTTCTTCTATTAATCTTAGCTGTGTCAATTTTACTTAAAAAATCGTGCAAATCCTTAAAATCCCCATTTTTAGATCTTAATTCTAAAACATTTTCAATCGCAGGTCCGCCCACGCTCTTAATCGCTCCCAAGCCATAAACGATAGCCTCCGTGCCATCCTCTTGTTTAATGGCACTAAATTCACTGATAGCCTTATTAATCCTCGGTGGCAAAAGCTTAATGTTCATCTTTTTCATTTCTTCGATATACATAGCAACATTTTCGATTTTATTTTGCTCACTTGTCAAAAGAGCCGCCATAAATTCACTAGGATAATAAGTCTTTAAATACGCCGTTTGAAAGGTAATAAGCCCGTAAGCTGCCGAGTGCGATTTATTAAAACCATAGCCCGCAAACTTAACGATAAGCTCCCACAAATCCTCCGCCTTAGCACGGTTATAGCCCTGCTTTTCAGCACCATTTGCAAATTCATCTTTAAGCTTTGCCATTTTTTCAGGGTCCTTTTTACCCATAGCTCTTCGCACTACATCAGCCCCGCCCAAAGAAAAGCCGCCGATGATTTGCACGATTTGCATCACTTGCTCTTGATAAACGATAACGCCATAAGTTGGCTCAAGCACTTCTTTAAGCACATCAAAGGGATAAATGATTTTTTTAAGTCCGTGCTTTCTGTCGATGAAATCATCAAGCATTCCAGATTCCATAGGTCCGGGACGATACAAAGCCAAAACAGCGATTAAATCCTCAAAATTTTCAGGTTTTAAACGCGCATTGAGGCTTTGCATACCATCAGATTCTATTTGAAAAATCCCAAGCGTATTTCCGCTTTGTATGGTCTTATAAACCTTAGCATCATTGACATCAATGCTTTCCCAAACAATGTCTTTATTATAACGCTCCTTAATGAGTTTAATGGCATTGTGGATAAGGGTTAGCGTTTTAAGTCCCAAGAAGTCAAATTTTATCAAATCCACATCTTCTAAATGATCCTTAGAATATTGCGTAATTAAATGCCTTTCATCGTTTTTGCTTTGTCTAAAAAGTGGAGTTTTATTCCATAAGCTTTCATTTGAAATCACAAGTCCAGCCGCGTGTATGCCTGCATTTCTATTTAAGCCCTCTAAAGCCTTAGCATACTCCCAAAGCTCTTTGCCTTTAGGGTGTTTTTCTATAAATTCTTTGATTTTAGGCTCTTTTTCATACGCCTCATCAAGAGTGATTTTAAGCTCTTCTGGCACAAGTTTAATAAATTCATCAACATCTTGTAAGCTTATATCCAAAACCCTCGCTACATCGCGTATAACGCCCTTAGCTAAAAGTTTATTAAAGGTGCTAACCTGTGCGACCTTATCACTGCCATATTTATCAATGACATAATCAATCACTTCATCACGCCTATCTCTACAAAAATCCACATCAATATCAGGCATACTCACACGCTCAGGATTTAAAAATCTCTCAAAAAGCAAATTATAAGGAAGAGGGTCAATGTCTGTGATTTTAAGTGCATAAGCGACTAAGCTTCCCGCTGCCGAGCCTCTGCCCGGACCCACAGGGATATTTTTATCCTTAGCGACTTTGATAAAATCATGGACGATTAGCATATAACCTGAAAATTTCATCTCTTTGATGATTTTAATTTCCGTTTCAAGCCTTGCTTTATACTCATCGTGTTTGTTTTCATCGACAAATTTTAACCTCTCTTCAAGTCCCTTTCTACAAAGATGCTCAAAAACTAAATCATCGTTTTCAAAGCTAAATTCCACATTCTCTTGTGCTAAAGCAACATTAAATTCCTTAGCATATTCTCTTGTAAATTTAAAATTTGGAGGAGTTGGATCGCCTAGTTTTAATTCTAAATTGCATTTATTTGCTAAATCTTGCGTATTTGAAATAGCTTCTGGAATGTCCGCAAAAAGTTCGCTCATTTGCTCACTTGTTTTGACATAAAATTCTTTGACGCTATGACGCATTCTATCAGGGTCATTAAGTCTTTTTCCCATACCTATACACATAAAAACCTCGTGTGCTTCGGCTCTTTCTTTAAAAGTATAATGCGTGTCATTTGTGGCTATAATTTTAATGTCAAGTTCTTTAGAAAGCCTTATAATATCATCATCAATAGCTCTTTGATCGTTAATACCGTGCCTCATAATCTCAAA from Campylobacter upsaliensis includes:
- the dnaE gene encoding DNA polymerase III subunit alpha produces the protein MSQFTHLHLHTEYSMLDGANKLKELALTLKEQGATSVAMTDHGNMFGAIDFYQTMRSHGLKPIIGLEAYLHNMDDLGDKSSRQRFHLCLYAKNEIGYKNLMYLSSQSYIHGLYYYPRINKKLLEKHSEGLICSSACLQGEVNWHLNIYNERNIRFGAKGYEAAKEAALWYKRVFGEDFYFEIMRHGINDQRAIDDDIIRLSKELDIKIIATNDTHYTFKERAEAHEVFMCIGMGKRLNDPDRMRHSVKEFYVKTSEQMSELFADIPEAISNTQDLANKCNLELKLGDPTPPNFKFTREYAKEFNVALAQENVEFSFENDDLVFEHLCRKGLEERLKFVDENKHDEYKARLETEIKIIKEMKFSGYMLIVHDFIKVAKDKNIPVGPGRGSAAGSLVAYALKITDIDPLPYNLLFERFLNPERVSMPDIDVDFCRDRRDEVIDYVIDKYGSDKVAQVSTFNKLLAKGVIRDVARVLDISLQDVDEFIKLVPEELKITLDEAYEKEPKIKEFIEKHPKGKELWEYAKALEGLNRNAGIHAAGLVISNESLWNKTPLFRQSKNDERHLITQYSKDHLEDVDLIKFDFLGLKTLTLIHNAIKLIKERYNKDIVWESIDVNDAKVYKTIQSGNTLGIFQIESDGMQSLNARLKPENFEDLIAVLALYRPGPMESGMLDDFIDRKHGLKKIIYPFDVLKEVLEPTYGVIVYQEQVMQIVQIIGGFSLGGADVVRRAMGKKDPEKMAKLKDEFANGAEKQGYNRAKAEDLWELIVKFAGYGFNKSHSAAYGLITFQTAYLKTYYPSEFMAALLTSEQNKIENVAMYIEEMKKMNIKLLPPRINKAISEFSAIKQEDGTEAIVYGLGAIKSVGGPAIENVLELRSKNGDFKDLHDFLSKIDTAKINRRTLEGFIKAGSFDDFGFTRKCLFNNLDTLAESARKMAEVRKNSASSLFGAEELNADTKINIVVDNSEFEAMEKLGYEKEILGIYISGHPLDKFFEEINGIEYTKSIDFENLKGGGEILSIGKVENFKSLMSKSGKRYGILEILDFYSSFEVTIFESHIEEIETIIKERKNDAFGFVLGFRNDDARLSFTLKAVRTLDEIKGGDFKAVKKYSSKKFEKKNDYTKEPMEFENNIIELDLSRLNKELIYEIHELARNAHNPNEKGNKKLVLRVISAGSCLLYHTDFIISDRVSEKILSKYVG